GAAGCTGCGCCCGCTGTTCGGGCTCGGAGTTCCCAAGCCGAGCGATTCGGTCTGCTGACCCATTACAGGTCCGCGACGCTGAACTTCGCCCGGCACAGGCGATGCGGTGTCCAGGCCTGATGCGAACGGCGCCCGGGCTGTCGCGTTCGCGACGGTCCGGGCGCCGGCCTTTCTGCCGATGCGGCCCTGTCCGCTCAGGAGTGGACGGACGGCTCGTGCGCGGACGTGATCCAGTCCCGAACCCACTGCGACAGCGCAGCTCCGTTGCGCACCCAGCTGAAGTGCCCGAGGTTCTCCGCCCCGGACTCCGCCCTCGTGTAGTGCTTGGACGTGCGCAGCGCGTGACGCGCCTTCGCCGCCAGGTGGTCCACTGAGGACTGCGGAGCCAGACGGTCGCCCGCAACGCTGACCGTCAGCAGCGGCACCTGCACCTCGCGCAGCGCCGCTTCGTAATCGGTCGCCGAGCCGTGGAGCCGGTACTTGCTGGTGCGGGCTTGACGCGCCCAGTCCCGCATCAGGCCGGTCGCCTGCCGACCACCGAAGCCGAACCTGTGCCCGGGCCAGTAGCCGAGCAGCGTCGACGCGCTCGCCACGGCCTGAGTTCCGACCAGCGTGCGCAGCTTGTAGACCCCGGGGAAGCTCCGGAACCACACCGATCCGGAGGCCACCAGCGCGACACCCCGCACCCTGCCCCGGTGGCGCGCCGTGTGCAGCAAGGCGATCTGGCCGCCGAGGCTGTGCCCCAGCAGGAAGCGCGGCGCCCGCGGGAAGACGTCCTCGATCAGGTCGAGGACACCGTTCAGGTCGTCGATCAGGCTCTCGTATCCGAAGCGCACGCCGCGGGCCGCGAGCGGTTTGCTCTCCCCCTGGCCGCGCAGGTCGAACGTCACCACGGTCAGGCCCTGGCGGTGCAGATCGGCCACGAAGGGCCGGTAGTACCGCGCGGGCACTCCCATGGCGGGGACCAGCACGACGACCGGACTGCTCGGGTCGTCCTGCTGCGCCGCGCGGACCTTGATCCGGTGCTGCCCGGCCGACACCAGTCCGAGCACGACCGAAGCAGGCGCGTCGGGCTCAGGACTGCGGGCGGCGGTATCGGTGTCCACGTCGCACAGATTAACGGAACGGCTCCGTCTCGGACAGGATCTCAGCGCAGCCGTCGCGGCCCGGTGTCCAGCACCACCGGGGACGCACCGAGCACCACCTTGGCACCGGTGACCATGGCGCCCACCGGCGAGGCCAGCACCGGGCGCAGCGCCAGATCGCGCACTTCCGGCAGGTCCTCGGCCAACGTCGCCACCCGCAGCACCAGGTCCTCCAGGGCCGCGAGGTCGGCCGGTTCGCTGCCCCGGTAGCCCGCCAGCAGCGGCGCCGCCCGCGGCGCCCTGACCAGCGCCGAAACATCCACATCGGACAACGGCAGGGCGCGGTAGGCCTTGTCGCCGAGCAGTTCGCTGGCCACCCCGGAAAGCCCGAAGGACACCAACGTGCCGAACGACGGGTCGTCCATCAGATCGATGACGCACGACGTTCCGCGCACCGCCATCCGCTGCACGTAGACCTCGTCCAGCCCGGACACCCGGCGGATGTCGGCGTACGCCGCCCGCACCGCCTCCGCGCTGCCCAGGTCGAGCCGGACGCCGACCAGATCGTTGCGGTGCCGGAGCTGGTCGCTGACGGACTTCAGCGCGACCGGGAAGCCCAGCTCC
This portion of the Saccharopolyspora antimicrobica genome encodes:
- a CDS encoding alpha/beta hydrolase family protein, whose product is MDTDTAARSPEPDAPASVVLGLVSAGQHRIKVRAAQQDDPSSPVVVLVPAMGVPARYYRPFVADLHRQGLTVVTFDLRGQGESKPLAARGVRFGYESLIDDLNGVLDLIEDVFPRAPRFLLGHSLGGQIALLHTARHRGRVRGVALVASGSVWFRSFPGVYKLRTLVGTQAVASASTLLGYWPGHRFGFGGRQATGLMRDWARQARTSKYRLHGSATDYEAALREVQVPLLTVSVAGDRLAPQSSVDHLAAKARHALRTSKHYTRAESGAENLGHFSWVRNGAALSQWVRDWITSAHEPSVHS